The Paenibacillus dendritiformis region TCCCCTTCGAGACCGGCCAATTCGACCTCGTGCTGAACCAGCACGAATCCTATTCGCCGCGGGAGGTGCGGCGGGTACTCGCCGATGGCGGCTTCTTCTTCACCCAGCAAGCGGGCGGCAGCGATTGCTTCGAGATCAACGAACGGTTCAGAGTGCCGCTGAATGAAGAATTTGCGGAATGGAAGCTAGACATCGCCGCGCGGGAAGCGCAGGAGCATCGCTTCGAGGTCGTGAAGCAAGCGGAGCAATTCCTGAGCCAACGCTTCTATGATGTCGGCGCGCTAGTCTACTATTTGAAGGCCATTCCGTGGCAGATCCCCGATTTTGAGGTGGAAAAATATAGAGAAGAGCTTAACGGCATTCATCAGCTTATTGAGCGGCAAGGCTATTTCGAGGTGACGCAGCACCGGTTCTACTTGGTAGCCAAAGCGTTGTCCTAGTCCGGCCGCAAC contains the following coding sequences:
- a CDS encoding class I SAM-dependent methyltransferase, which produces MTKDKQFQWWIEQANQPFSGWDFSYISGTGRMSSDCLDWSYGSMAIPLMQGAQSMLDMGTGGGELLSRLRPWPKSVCATEGYPPNLPVAKERLEPLGVTVLPVEDDEHLPFETGQFDLVLNQHESYSPREVRRVLADGGFFFTQQAGGSDCFEINERFRVPLNEEFAEWKLDIAAREAQEHRFEVVKQAEQFLSQRFYDVGALVYYLKAIPWQIPDFEVEKYREELNGIHQLIERQGYFEVTQHRFYLVAKALS